A region from the Misgurnus anguillicaudatus chromosome 7, ASM2758022v2, whole genome shotgun sequence genome encodes:
- the baz1a gene encoding bromodomain adjacent to zinc finger domain protein 1A isoform X2, translated as MPLLHKKPFVRQKPPADLRPDEEVFLCKVTHEIFRTYDEFFERTILCNSLVWSCAVTGKPGLTYQEALDSEKKAKQNLQNFPAALMVPLLHLTALTHRNRLHEICDDVYAYVKERFFLGEMVDVVSRSGTRQHCKILEVIPPYSNGTANGHVTHHMEGDSIVISDSDEETTVTSPKTPSNGRKKAINPSLFKYKVQPVNPEGCEPLVVKAAQISRKKNVFSRDRLKLLLKHHCEPINGTIRLKPSTVAKYKLPEQSLSHFFPDEPPVFAFSPPVKGRGRRPNCASPTEMNYIEEKLKLMQQKEQMMSMDKFKKEREDLMEAKRREKEGKEKRKEEMRKIIEEEKLRRKEEKERMKVEKEREREKLKEEKKKYAERLKLWSKPREDMECDDLKELPKPLPVKTRLPPELFGDALMVLEFLHAFGELFDLKDEFPDGITLEVLEEALVGSNPEGPLCELLFFFLSAIFQALAEEQEEVAKDQLAEADTKDLTEALEDDADPTQSAISAVASLAAAWPQLHQGCSLKQLDLDSCTLTEILRLHILASGADCSSTSAKFRYQKQGGFGSTDDPCVELRLSNQCLLKKLSSTAVYDLLPGEKLKILHALCGKLLTLVSTRDFIEDNADEQRAAKQELRELKAEQHRRVREEAAERVRKRKEEKLREQEQKLKEKHEKLKEEAKNGSHVAGDEMDTSTESQEAHTEQHTEDEEEQPSKSKLAKKTNSSLKEKQSGEVEVSPEELQQQQLKEKELLDRIHKAMACTYILPFGRDRQYRRYWIFPSGGALFVEDDFFGLTEDMLEPRPTPEPKMEEAPSVESPVKTDDATVEPVPVHNTSPPVNRPNQWFFYSVAEDVEQLIEALNPRGHRESTLKEALLQEKERILQLLDEKAVQRYHHSDKPLPETKSSSVKAKAALSSESTVPAERFMENRLKDLLLDVEDRIYQGTLGTIKVTDRSSWRAALENGNYELLSSESKELMNGEEEPMEIENHIKVNNRLQELKAESQSVTSTTVSTPQPINNTVQYLAQALAQIEQGIERKFLKAPLGDEDSKKDQKVKKKDKKKDDDQSSEKDDGSESGRQVKTVLERWRESLLACSSLSQVFLHLSTLERSVIWAKSILNARCKVCRRKGDAENMLLCDACDRGHHIFCLRPKLKAVPTEDWFCPECRPKQRSHRINSRQRSSIDSEEEIEDEEESEAEEESEEEEDEESEEEQSEEEEKESVSKKVAVKLPLQSTKGGRSNNKSKQAESGHSTPRSQQSTPKQSQSANKGGSKNSGKKATPVSNGKPPARAGSRSSARLSLEVLASNGTTAKSSNQSSPSTQNTDSRKRPITAEVSPKAKIVLAPTTTSSNRRSSVRNLGVHELSACELLTVDLVRHEDSWPFKKLVSRTQVPDYYDIIKKPIALSTIREKVNNYEYQTAAEYIADMELMFSNCLEYNPRSTNEAKAGLRLQSFFHSELQRLGLADRMTPPQKRPRM; from the exons ACAACACTGTAAGATATTGGAGGTCATACCTCCCTATTCCAATGGCACAGCTAATGGCCATGTTACACATCATATGGAGGGCGACTCAATTGTCATCAGCGACAGTGATGAGGAGACCACAGTCACTTCTCCCAAAACTCCATCTAATGG CAGGAAGAAAGCCATCAATCCATCTTTGTTTAAATACAAAGTTCAGCCTGTCAACCCTGAGGGTTGTGAACCATTAGTAGTGAAAGCTGCTCAGATTAG TCGTAAGAAGAATGTTTTTAGTCGAGACCGACTGAAGCTGCTTCTTAAACATCACTGTGAACCGATAAACGGGACCATTAGACTCAAG CCATCGACAGTTGCAAAATATAAGTTACCCGAACAGAGTCTCTCCCACTTTTTTCCGGACGAGCCCCCAGTGTTTGCCTTCAGTCCACCAGTAAAGGGCAGAGGTCGTCGGCCAAATTGTGCTTCTCCAACTGAG atgAATTATATTGAGGAgaaattaaaactaatgcaacAGAAAGAACAAATGATGTCCATGG ataaattcaagaaagagagagaagatCTGATGGAAGCCAAAAGAAGAGAAAAGGAAGGCAAGGAGAAAAGAAAAGAGGAGATGAGAAAGATAATCGAAGAGGAGAAACTGAGAAGAAAAGAGGAGAAGGAACGAATGAAGGTGGAGAAAGAGAGGGAACG AGAGAAGCTGAAAGAGGAGAAGAAAAAATACGCAGAACGACTAAAGTTATGGAGTAAACCTCGAGAGGACATGGAGTGTGATGATCTTAAG GAGCTTCCAAAACCATTGCCAGTTAAAACGCGTCTTCCTCCGGAGCTGTTTGGCGACGCTCTTATGGTGCTAGAGTTTCTGCATGCGTTCGGAGAGCTGTTTGACCTGAAGGACGAGTTTCCTGATGGCATAACACTGG AGGTTCTGGAGGAAGCGTTGGTCGGCTCTAATCCTGAGGGCCCTCTCTGTGAGCTGCTCTTTTTCTTCCTGTCAGCGATATTTCAGGCTCTGGCAGAGGAGCAGGAGGAAGTAGCCAAGGACCAGTTGGCAGAAGCAGACACCAAAG ATCTTACTGAGGCTCTGGAGGACGATGCCGATCCCACTCAGTCTGCCATCAGCGCTGTGGCATCTTTGGCTGCTGCCTGGCCGCAGCTCCACCAAG GTTGTAGTCTGAAGCAGTTGGATCTGGACAGTTGTACCCTCACGGAGATTCTAAGATTGCACATCCTGGCCTCGGGGGCAGACTGCAGCTCCACCAGTGCTAAGTTTCGCTACCAGAAGCAGGGTGGGTTTGGCTCCACAGATGACCCCTGTGTGGAACTGCGTCTGTCAAACCAGTGCCTGCTGAAAAAACTCTCCAGCACTGCAGTCTATGACCTGCTGCCTG GAGAAAAGCTAAAAATCCTTCACGCTCTTTGTGGAAAGCTTCTGACTCTGGTTTCCACACGAGACTTTATAGAAGACAATGCAGACGAGCAGAGAGCTGCCAAACAGGAACTACGAGAGCTTAAAGCCGAGCAGCATCGCAGAGTAAGAGAGGAAGCTGCTGAGAG AGTTCGAAAAAGAAAAGAGGAGAAACTGAGAGAACAAGAGCAGAAATTGAAAGAAAAGCACGAAAAACTCAAAGAGGAAGCAAAGAATGGAAGCCACGTGGCAGG AGATGAAATGGACACCAGCACAGAGAGCCAAGAGGCTCACACAGAACAACACACAGAAGATGAGGAGGAACAGCCATCTAAATCTAAA CtagcaaagaaaacaaacagcTCCCTAAAAGAGAAGCAGTCTGGTGAGGTTGAAGTGAGTCCAGAGGAGCTACAGCAACAGCAGCTCAAAGAGAAAGAACTTCTGGATCGAATTCATAAGGCCATGGCCTGCACCTACATCCTGCCTTTTGGTCGAGACCGCCAGTATCGCCGCTACTGGATCTTTCCCTCCGGCGGTGCGCTCTTCGTCGAGGATGACTTTTTTGGTTTGACAGAAGACATGCTGGAGCCACGTCCAACTCCTGAACCAAAGATGGAGGAGGCTCCATCAGTAGAGAGCCCAGTTAAGACCGATGATGCCACAGTGGAGCCGGTGCCGGTCCACAACACCTCCCCTCCAGTCAACCGGCCCAATCAGTGGTTCTTCTACAGCGTGGCTGAGGACGTGGAGCAGCTCATTGAAGCTCTTAACCCTCGAGGACACAGAGAGAGCACCCTTAAAGAAGCCCTGCTACAGGAGAAAGAACGCATCCTTCAACTGCTAGATGAAAAGGCTGTTCAGCGCTATCATCATTCAG ATAAACCTTTACCAGAGACCAAAAGCAGTAGCGTGAAGGCGAAAGCTGCCCTGTCTTCAGAAAGCACAGTACCAGCTGAACGCTTTATGGAAAATCGCCTCAAGGATCTGCTACTTGATGTCGAAGATCGCATCTATCAAGGAACTCTGGGCACAATTAAA GTGACTGACAGAAGTTCATGGAGGGCAGCACTGGAAAATGGGAACTATGAACTACTAAGCTCTGAATCCAAAGAGCTGATGAACGGAGAAGAGGAGCCAATGGAGATTGAGAACCACATCAAAGTCAATAACAG GCTGCAAGAATTAAAAGCAGAGAGTCAGAGTGTCACATCCACTACTGTAAGCACACCTCAACCCATCAACAACACCGTCCAGTACCTGGCACAGGCTTTGGCTCAGATAGAGCAGGGCATAGAGCGCAAGTTCCTCAAAGCTCCACTGG GTGATGAAGATTCCAAAAAAGATCAAAAGGTGAAGAAAAAGGACAAAAAGAAAGATGATGACCAATCTAGTGAGAAAGATG ATGGCAGCGAGAGTGGGCGGCAGGTAAAAACGGTGCTGGAACGCTGGCGTGAATCTCTTCTAGCCTGCTCCAGCCTGTCACAGGTTTTTCTGCATCTCTCTACCCTGGAGCGCAGTGTCATCTGGGCTAAATCCATCCTTAACGCCCGCTGCAAGGTGTGTCGTAGGAAAGGAGATGCTGAAAATATGCTCTTATGTGACGCCTGTGACAGAGGCCATCACATCTTCTGCCTTCGCCCAAAACTCAAG GCTGTTCCTACTGAAGACTGGTTCTGCCCAGAATGCCGTCCCAAGCAGCGCTCCCACAGAATCAACTCCCGCCAGCGTTCTTCCATCGACTCTGAGGAAGAAATCGAGGATGAGGAGGAGTCTGAAGCAGAAGAGGAGTCAGAAGAAGAGGAAGACGAGGAGTCGGAGGAAGAACAGTCAGAGGAGGAAGAGAAGGAGAG TGTTTCTAAGAAGGTTGCAGTCAAACTTCCTCTCCAGAGCACTAAAGGAGGTCGTTCAAACAACAAATCAAAGCAAGCTGAATCGGGTCATTCCACACCTCGCTCTCAGCAGAGCACTCCCAAACAGAGCCAGTCTGCTAATAAAGGAGGCTCCAAAAACTCAGGGAAGAAAGCCACCCCAGTGTCCAACGGCAAACCCCCGGCACGGGCAGGCAGCCGCTCCAGTGCTCGTCTTAGTCTAGAGGTGCTCGCCAGTAATGGCACAACGGCTAAGTCCAGCAACCAGTCCAGCCCTTCCACACAGAATACAGACTCTAGAAAAAGACCCATTACTG CAGAGGTCTCCCCAAAAGCCAAGATAGTCTTGGCTCCAACCACTACTTCATCCAACCGTCGAAGCTCAGTGAGAAATCTGGGTGTCCATGAGCTGTCAGCCTGTGAGCTGCTCACCGTGGATCTGGTCAGACATGAGGACAGCTGGCCCTTTAAGAAACTTGTATCCAGAActcag GTACCTGATTACTATGATATCATCAAGAAGCCCATCGCCTTGAGTACAATCAGGGAAAAGGTCAACAACTATGAATACCAAACTGCTG CGGAATATATCGCAGATATGGAGCTCATGTTTTCCAACTGTTTAGAGTACAACCCACGTAGCACCAACGAAGCAAAGGCCGGTCTGCGGCTCCAGAGCTTCTTCCACTCCGAGCTCCAAAGGCTCGGCCTGGCAGACCGCATGACCCCTCCACAGAAACGACCACGGATGTAA
- the baz1a gene encoding bromodomain adjacent to zinc finger domain protein 1A isoform X4 — translation MPLLHKKPFVRQKPPADLRPDEEVFLCKVTHEIFRTYDEFFERTILCNSLVWSCAVTGKPGLTYQEALDSEKKAKQNLQNFPAALMVPLLHLTALTHRNRLHEICDDVYAYVKERFFLGEMVDVVSRSGTRQHCKILEVIPPYSNGTANGHVTHHMEGDSIVISDSDEETTVTSPKTPSNGKKAINPSLFKYKVQPVNPEGCEPLVVKAAQISRKKNVFSRDRLKLLLKHHCEPINGTIRLKPSTVAKYKLPEQSLSHFFPDEPPVFAFSPPVKGRGRRPNCASPTEMNYIEEKLKLMQQKEQMMSMDKFKKEREDLMEAKRREKEGKEKRKEEMRKIIEEEKLRRKEEKERMKVEKEREREKLKEEKKKYAERLKLWSKPREDMECDDLKELPKPLPVKTRLPPELFGDALMVLEFLHAFGELFDLKDEFPDGITLEVLEEALVGSNPEGPLCELLFFFLSAIFQALAEEQEEVAKDQLAEADTKDLTEALEDDADPTQSAISAVASLAAAWPQLHQGCSLKQLDLDSCTLTEILRLHILASGADCSSTSAKFRYQKQGGFGSTDDPCVELRLSNQCLLKKLSSTAVYDLLPGEKLKILHALCGKLLTLVSTRDFIEDNADEQRAAKQELRELKAEQHRRVREEAAERVRKRKEEKLREQEQKLKEKHEKLKEEAKNGSHVAGDEMDTSTESQEAHTEQHTEDEEEQPSKSKMAKKTNSSLKEKQSGEVEVSPEELQQQQLKEKELLDRIHKAMACTYILPFGRDRQYRRYWIFPSGGALFVEDDFFGLTEDMLEPRPTPEPKMEEAPSVESPVKTDDATVEPVPVHNTSPPVNRPNQWFFYSVAEDVEQLIEALNPRGHRESTLKEALLQEKERILQLLDEKAVQRYHHSDKPLPETKSSSVKAKAALSSESTVPAERFMENRLKDLLLDVEDRIYQGTLGTIKVTDRSSWRAALENGNYELLSSESKELMNGEEEPMEIENHIKVNNRLQELKAESQSVTSTTVSTPQPINNTVQYLAQALAQIEQGIERKFLKAPLGDEDSKKDQKVKKKDKKKDDDQSSEKDDGSESGRQVKTVLERWRESLLACSSLSQVFLHLSTLERSVIWAKSILNARCKVCRRKGDAENMLLCDACDRGHHIFCLRPKLKAVPTEDWFCPECRPKQRSHRINSRQRSSIDSEEEIEDEEESEAEEESEEEEDEESEEEQSEEEEKESVSKKVAVKLPLQSTKGGRSNNKSKQAESGHSTPRSQQSTPKQSQSANKGGSKNSGKKATPVSNGKPPARAGSRSSARLSLEVLASNGTTAKSSNQSSPSTQNTDSRKRPITAEVSPKAKIVLAPTTTSSNRRSSVRNLGVHELSACELLTVDLVRHEDSWPFKKLVSRTQVPDYYDIIKKPIALSTIREKVNNYEYQTAAEYIADMELMFSNCLEYNPRSTNEAKAGLRLQSFFHSELQRLGLADRMTPPQKRPRM, via the exons ACAACACTGTAAGATATTGGAGGTCATACCTCCCTATTCCAATGGCACAGCTAATGGCCATGTTACACATCATATGGAGGGCGACTCAATTGTCATCAGCGACAGTGATGAGGAGACCACAGTCACTTCTCCCAAAACTCCATCTAATGG GAAGAAAGCCATCAATCCATCTTTGTTTAAATACAAAGTTCAGCCTGTCAACCCTGAGGGTTGTGAACCATTAGTAGTGAAAGCTGCTCAGATTAG TCGTAAGAAGAATGTTTTTAGTCGAGACCGACTGAAGCTGCTTCTTAAACATCACTGTGAACCGATAAACGGGACCATTAGACTCAAG CCATCGACAGTTGCAAAATATAAGTTACCCGAACAGAGTCTCTCCCACTTTTTTCCGGACGAGCCCCCAGTGTTTGCCTTCAGTCCACCAGTAAAGGGCAGAGGTCGTCGGCCAAATTGTGCTTCTCCAACTGAG atgAATTATATTGAGGAgaaattaaaactaatgcaacAGAAAGAACAAATGATGTCCATGG ataaattcaagaaagagagagaagatCTGATGGAAGCCAAAAGAAGAGAAAAGGAAGGCAAGGAGAAAAGAAAAGAGGAGATGAGAAAGATAATCGAAGAGGAGAAACTGAGAAGAAAAGAGGAGAAGGAACGAATGAAGGTGGAGAAAGAGAGGGAACG AGAGAAGCTGAAAGAGGAGAAGAAAAAATACGCAGAACGACTAAAGTTATGGAGTAAACCTCGAGAGGACATGGAGTGTGATGATCTTAAG GAGCTTCCAAAACCATTGCCAGTTAAAACGCGTCTTCCTCCGGAGCTGTTTGGCGACGCTCTTATGGTGCTAGAGTTTCTGCATGCGTTCGGAGAGCTGTTTGACCTGAAGGACGAGTTTCCTGATGGCATAACACTGG AGGTTCTGGAGGAAGCGTTGGTCGGCTCTAATCCTGAGGGCCCTCTCTGTGAGCTGCTCTTTTTCTTCCTGTCAGCGATATTTCAGGCTCTGGCAGAGGAGCAGGAGGAAGTAGCCAAGGACCAGTTGGCAGAAGCAGACACCAAAG ATCTTACTGAGGCTCTGGAGGACGATGCCGATCCCACTCAGTCTGCCATCAGCGCTGTGGCATCTTTGGCTGCTGCCTGGCCGCAGCTCCACCAAG GTTGTAGTCTGAAGCAGTTGGATCTGGACAGTTGTACCCTCACGGAGATTCTAAGATTGCACATCCTGGCCTCGGGGGCAGACTGCAGCTCCACCAGTGCTAAGTTTCGCTACCAGAAGCAGGGTGGGTTTGGCTCCACAGATGACCCCTGTGTGGAACTGCGTCTGTCAAACCAGTGCCTGCTGAAAAAACTCTCCAGCACTGCAGTCTATGACCTGCTGCCTG GAGAAAAGCTAAAAATCCTTCACGCTCTTTGTGGAAAGCTTCTGACTCTGGTTTCCACACGAGACTTTATAGAAGACAATGCAGACGAGCAGAGAGCTGCCAAACAGGAACTACGAGAGCTTAAAGCCGAGCAGCATCGCAGAGTAAGAGAGGAAGCTGCTGAGAG AGTTCGAAAAAGAAAAGAGGAGAAACTGAGAGAACAAGAGCAGAAATTGAAAGAAAAGCACGAAAAACTCAAAGAGGAAGCAAAGAATGGAAGCCACGTGGCAGG AGATGAAATGGACACCAGCACAGAGAGCCAAGAGGCTCACACAGAACAACACACAGAAGATGAGGAGGAACAGCCATCTAAATCTAAAATGG caaagaaaacaaacagcTCCCTAAAAGAGAAGCAGTCTGGTGAGGTTGAAGTGAGTCCAGAGGAGCTACAGCAACAGCAGCTCAAAGAGAAAGAACTTCTGGATCGAATTCATAAGGCCATGGCCTGCACCTACATCCTGCCTTTTGGTCGAGACCGCCAGTATCGCCGCTACTGGATCTTTCCCTCCGGCGGTGCGCTCTTCGTCGAGGATGACTTTTTTGGTTTGACAGAAGACATGCTGGAGCCACGTCCAACTCCTGAACCAAAGATGGAGGAGGCTCCATCAGTAGAGAGCCCAGTTAAGACCGATGATGCCACAGTGGAGCCGGTGCCGGTCCACAACACCTCCCCTCCAGTCAACCGGCCCAATCAGTGGTTCTTCTACAGCGTGGCTGAGGACGTGGAGCAGCTCATTGAAGCTCTTAACCCTCGAGGACACAGAGAGAGCACCCTTAAAGAAGCCCTGCTACAGGAGAAAGAACGCATCCTTCAACTGCTAGATGAAAAGGCTGTTCAGCGCTATCATCATTCAG ATAAACCTTTACCAGAGACCAAAAGCAGTAGCGTGAAGGCGAAAGCTGCCCTGTCTTCAGAAAGCACAGTACCAGCTGAACGCTTTATGGAAAATCGCCTCAAGGATCTGCTACTTGATGTCGAAGATCGCATCTATCAAGGAACTCTGGGCACAATTAAA GTGACTGACAGAAGTTCATGGAGGGCAGCACTGGAAAATGGGAACTATGAACTACTAAGCTCTGAATCCAAAGAGCTGATGAACGGAGAAGAGGAGCCAATGGAGATTGAGAACCACATCAAAGTCAATAACAG GCTGCAAGAATTAAAAGCAGAGAGTCAGAGTGTCACATCCACTACTGTAAGCACACCTCAACCCATCAACAACACCGTCCAGTACCTGGCACAGGCTTTGGCTCAGATAGAGCAGGGCATAGAGCGCAAGTTCCTCAAAGCTCCACTGG GTGATGAAGATTCCAAAAAAGATCAAAAGGTGAAGAAAAAGGACAAAAAGAAAGATGATGACCAATCTAGTGAGAAAGATG ATGGCAGCGAGAGTGGGCGGCAGGTAAAAACGGTGCTGGAACGCTGGCGTGAATCTCTTCTAGCCTGCTCCAGCCTGTCACAGGTTTTTCTGCATCTCTCTACCCTGGAGCGCAGTGTCATCTGGGCTAAATCCATCCTTAACGCCCGCTGCAAGGTGTGTCGTAGGAAAGGAGATGCTGAAAATATGCTCTTATGTGACGCCTGTGACAGAGGCCATCACATCTTCTGCCTTCGCCCAAAACTCAAG GCTGTTCCTACTGAAGACTGGTTCTGCCCAGAATGCCGTCCCAAGCAGCGCTCCCACAGAATCAACTCCCGCCAGCGTTCTTCCATCGACTCTGAGGAAGAAATCGAGGATGAGGAGGAGTCTGAAGCAGAAGAGGAGTCAGAAGAAGAGGAAGACGAGGAGTCGGAGGAAGAACAGTCAGAGGAGGAAGAGAAGGAGAG TGTTTCTAAGAAGGTTGCAGTCAAACTTCCTCTCCAGAGCACTAAAGGAGGTCGTTCAAACAACAAATCAAAGCAAGCTGAATCGGGTCATTCCACACCTCGCTCTCAGCAGAGCACTCCCAAACAGAGCCAGTCTGCTAATAAAGGAGGCTCCAAAAACTCAGGGAAGAAAGCCACCCCAGTGTCCAACGGCAAACCCCCGGCACGGGCAGGCAGCCGCTCCAGTGCTCGTCTTAGTCTAGAGGTGCTCGCCAGTAATGGCACAACGGCTAAGTCCAGCAACCAGTCCAGCCCTTCCACACAGAATACAGACTCTAGAAAAAGACCCATTACTG CAGAGGTCTCCCCAAAAGCCAAGATAGTCTTGGCTCCAACCACTACTTCATCCAACCGTCGAAGCTCAGTGAGAAATCTGGGTGTCCATGAGCTGTCAGCCTGTGAGCTGCTCACCGTGGATCTGGTCAGACATGAGGACAGCTGGCCCTTTAAGAAACTTGTATCCAGAActcag GTACCTGATTACTATGATATCATCAAGAAGCCCATCGCCTTGAGTACAATCAGGGAAAAGGTCAACAACTATGAATACCAAACTGCTG CGGAATATATCGCAGATATGGAGCTCATGTTTTCCAACTGTTTAGAGTACAACCCACGTAGCACCAACGAAGCAAAGGCCGGTCTGCGGCTCCAGAGCTTCTTCCACTCCGAGCTCCAAAGGCTCGGCCTGGCAGACCGCATGACCCCTCCACAGAAACGACCACGGATGTAA